One region of Termitidicoccus mucosus genomic DNA includes:
- the tkt gene encoding transketolase produces MKLNTDILAKASAQARGLAIDAVHKCSSGHLGLPLGSAEIGAVLYGAALVHNPEQPKWLNRDRFILSAGHGSMFLYTWLHLSGYDLPLGELENFRQLHSKTPGHPEFGETPGVEATTGPLGQGIGNAVGYAVSAKMAAARFNTPEHIIFDQHVIALAGDGCMQEGVAMEAIAFAAHNALDNLILIYDANEVTLDAMAEKSQSENAAARFKAIGWDVQTLADGHDLAAILKAVNKAKKTKTGRPQLIIAKTTIAKGIPEVQGTSKGHGEGGAKFADAARAGLGLPADQHFYVSDDVRAYFAEHKKRLVRACKKWEKTYAAWRAANPDKAALLDSRDVPVPTAGLLEKIPSFPADAKLATRAAGKDVLQPLAAALPLLVSGSADLYGSTLNYIAAAPDFDKNSHAGRNIRYGIREHAMAAISNGIAYDGIFRASCATFLVFADYARPSIRLAALAKLPVTYIFTHDSIGVGEDGPTHQPVETVSGLRVIPNLDVIRPADPEETAGAFAAALTRNDGPTLLALTRQAVPLLSEIPVATRREGVLKGGYIALQETAPLTHILLAAGSELQHALAAARLLGPGARVVSLPCFERFNRQTPEYRESVLPAACRKRVAIEAGVTGLWWQYVGLDGKVVGIDRFGISAPGGTVMKELGMTSSTILAAAQSL; encoded by the coding sequence ATGAAGCTCAACACCGATATTCTCGCCAAAGCCTCCGCCCAAGCCCGCGGCCTCGCCATCGACGCCGTCCACAAATGCTCCTCCGGCCACCTCGGCCTGCCGCTCGGCTCCGCCGAGATCGGCGCCGTCCTCTACGGAGCCGCCCTCGTCCACAACCCCGAGCAGCCCAAGTGGCTCAACCGCGACCGCTTCATCCTCTCCGCCGGCCACGGCTCCATGTTCCTCTACACCTGGCTCCACCTCAGCGGCTACGACCTCCCGCTCGGCGAACTGGAAAACTTCCGCCAGCTCCACAGCAAAACCCCCGGCCATCCCGAGTTCGGCGAGACACCCGGCGTCGAGGCCACCACCGGCCCGCTCGGCCAGGGCATCGGCAACGCCGTCGGCTACGCGGTCTCCGCGAAAATGGCCGCCGCCCGCTTCAACACCCCCGAGCACATCATCTTCGACCAGCACGTCATCGCCCTCGCCGGCGACGGTTGCATGCAGGAAGGCGTCGCCATGGAAGCCATCGCCTTCGCCGCCCACAACGCCCTCGACAACCTCATCCTCATCTACGACGCCAACGAGGTCACCCTCGACGCCATGGCTGAAAAGTCCCAAAGCGAAAACGCCGCCGCCCGCTTCAAGGCCATCGGCTGGGACGTGCAAACCCTCGCCGACGGCCACGACCTCGCCGCCATCCTCAAGGCCGTCAACAAGGCCAAAAAAACCAAGACCGGACGCCCGCAGCTCATCATCGCCAAGACCACCATCGCCAAGGGCATTCCCGAAGTCCAGGGCACCTCGAAGGGCCACGGCGAAGGCGGCGCGAAATTCGCCGACGCCGCCCGCGCCGGCCTCGGCCTGCCCGCCGACCAGCACTTCTACGTGAGCGACGATGTCCGCGCCTATTTCGCCGAGCACAAAAAACGCCTCGTCCGCGCCTGCAAGAAGTGGGAAAAGACCTACGCCGCCTGGCGCGCCGCCAATCCCGACAAAGCCGCGCTCCTCGACAGCCGCGACGTTCCCGTCCCGACCGCCGGACTTCTGGAAAAAATCCCCTCGTTCCCCGCCGATGCCAAGCTCGCCACCCGCGCCGCCGGCAAGGACGTCCTCCAGCCCCTCGCCGCCGCGCTCCCCCTTCTCGTCTCCGGCTCCGCCGATCTCTACGGCTCGACCCTGAACTACATCGCCGCCGCGCCCGACTTCGACAAAAACAGTCACGCCGGCCGCAACATCCGCTACGGCATCCGCGAGCACGCCATGGCCGCCATCTCCAACGGCATCGCCTACGACGGCATCTTCCGCGCCTCCTGCGCCACCTTCCTCGTCTTTGCCGACTATGCGCGCCCCAGCATCCGCCTCGCCGCCCTCGCCAAGCTCCCCGTCACCTACATCTTCACCCACGACTCCATCGGCGTCGGCGAGGACGGCCCCACCCACCAGCCCGTGGAAACCGTCTCCGGCCTTCGCGTCATCCCCAATCTCGACGTCATCCGCCCCGCCGATCCCGAGGAAACCGCCGGAGCCTTCGCCGCCGCGCTTACCCGCAATGATGGCCCCACGCTCCTCGCGCTCACCCGCCAGGCCGTGCCGCTCCTCAGCGAAATCCCCGTCGCCACGCGCCGCGAAGGCGTGCTCAAGGGCGGTTACATCGCGCTTCAGGAAACGGCCCCGCTCACGCACATCCTCCTCGCCGCCGGCAGCGAACTCCAGCACGCCCTTGCCGCCGCCCGTCTCCTCGGCCCCGGCGCGCGCGTCGTCTCCCTGCCCTGCTTCGAGCGCTTCAACCGCCAGACTCCCGAGTATCGCGAAAGCGTGCTCCCGGCGGCCTGCCGCAAGCGCGTCGCCATCGAGGCCGGCGTGACCGGACTGTGGTGGCAATACGTCGGGCTCGACGGCAAGGTCGTCGGCATCGACCGCTTCGGCATCAGCGCGCCCGGCGGCACCGTGATGAAGGAACTCGGCATGACCTCCAGCACCATCCTTGCCGCCGCGCAGTCGTTGTAA
- a CDS encoding phospho-sugar mutase, which produces MTTLDKIQSAAKAGHLLPSAAENLTAWLAASLPSWAVASIDELVAASAWAELNDRFYRYLEFGTGGMRGRTIGVVTTAAETGAPGPQGTPAHAAVGSNVLNDFTLVRATIGLYRYTARYLAASKRQTPPAFVIAHDVRHFSRHFCELAASTWTKLGGTAYIFDGPRSTPQLSFSVRWLRAHAGVVITASHNPPHDNGFKAYFEDGAQVVPPHDKGIVAEVNAIPLGELAPYLEKNIAGVITLNADADAAYQTDAAKAVIDAGVFAKAKLKVAYSNIHATGIVASVPLLERAGVEVHTVPEQAAFDPRFPTVKSPNPENAEALAKAIELAGARGLDAVLATDPDCDRMGVAVRNRAGKLELLTGNQIGAMLAEYRISKYKELGWIPKDGTHSAALVKTFVTSPLQDAIGHHHGVKVINTLTGFKWIAAKIRGYEEQLKQKLLAGEGIALDYDATPFATRARLLLKHSTFYLFGGEESYGYLGNDYVRDKDGNAACLMFAELCAYVKNRGLTVTEYLDEIYLKHGFYLEGVINIYYEGASGAAKIKRILDGYRASPPQKFGDIAVTRFQDFGREKINDADGELIPSQDLYFVTLANGYSFAARGSGTEPKIKFYLFAQAKVSSAAELPTIKTKVRGELDRVKALIESDAKARAEG; this is translated from the coding sequence ATGACCACCCTCGACAAAATCCAATCCGCCGCCAAAGCCGGCCATCTGCTGCCATCAGCCGCCGAAAATCTCACGGCGTGGCTCGCCGCCTCGCTGCCCTCGTGGGCCGTCGCCAGCATTGACGAGCTTGTCGCCGCCTCCGCCTGGGCGGAACTCAACGACCGCTTCTACCGCTACCTCGAATTCGGCACCGGCGGCATGCGCGGCCGCACCATCGGCGTCGTCACGACCGCCGCGGAAACCGGCGCGCCCGGCCCGCAGGGCACGCCCGCGCACGCCGCCGTCGGCAGCAATGTCCTCAACGACTTCACCCTCGTCCGCGCCACCATCGGGCTCTACCGCTACACCGCCAGATACCTCGCCGCCTCGAAGCGCCAGACGCCGCCCGCGTTCGTCATCGCGCACGATGTCCGCCATTTCTCGCGCCACTTCTGCGAACTCGCCGCCTCCACCTGGACGAAACTCGGCGGCACCGCCTACATCTTCGACGGCCCGCGCTCCACGCCCCAGCTCAGCTTTTCCGTGCGCTGGCTCCGCGCGCACGCCGGCGTCGTCATCACCGCCAGCCACAATCCGCCCCACGACAACGGCTTCAAGGCCTACTTCGAGGACGGCGCGCAGGTCGTGCCGCCGCACGACAAGGGCATCGTGGCCGAGGTCAACGCCATCCCGCTGGGCGAACTCGCGCCCTATCTCGAAAAGAACATCGCCGGGGTCATCACCCTCAACGCCGATGCCGACGCCGCCTACCAGACCGACGCCGCCAAGGCGGTCATCGACGCGGGCGTTTTCGCCAAGGCAAAGCTCAAGGTGGCCTACAGCAACATCCACGCGACCGGCATCGTGGCGTCCGTTCCGCTCCTCGAACGCGCGGGCGTGGAAGTCCACACCGTGCCGGAGCAGGCCGCGTTTGACCCGCGTTTCCCGACGGTCAAGTCACCCAATCCCGAAAACGCCGAGGCGCTCGCCAAGGCCATCGAGCTGGCCGGCGCCCGCGGCCTCGACGCCGTGCTCGCGACCGACCCCGACTGCGACCGCATGGGCGTCGCCGTCCGCAACCGCGCCGGGAAGCTCGAACTGCTCACCGGCAACCAGATCGGCGCGATGCTCGCCGAGTATCGGATTTCCAAATACAAGGAACTCGGCTGGATTCCCAAGGACGGCACGCATTCCGCCGCCCTCGTGAAAACCTTCGTGACCTCGCCGCTGCAGGACGCCATCGGCCACCATCACGGCGTGAAAGTCATCAACACGCTGACCGGCTTCAAATGGATCGCGGCCAAGATCCGCGGCTACGAGGAACAGTTGAAACAAAAGCTCCTCGCCGGTGAGGGCATCGCCCTCGATTACGACGCGACGCCGTTCGCCACGCGCGCCCGGCTCCTCCTCAAGCACAGCACCTTCTACCTTTTCGGCGGCGAGGAAAGCTACGGTTACCTCGGCAACGACTACGTGCGCGACAAAGACGGCAACGCCGCCTGCCTCATGTTCGCCGAACTCTGCGCCTACGTGAAAAACCGCGGCCTCACCGTCACCGAGTATCTCGACGAAATCTACCTGAAGCACGGTTTCTACCTCGAGGGCGTGATCAACATCTACTACGAAGGCGCGAGCGGCGCGGCCAAAATCAAGCGCATACTCGACGGCTACCGCGCGTCGCCGCCGCAGAAATTCGGCGACATAGCCGTGACCAGGTTCCAGGATTTCGGCCGCGAGAAAATCAACGATGCCGACGGCGAACTCATCCCGAGCCAGGACCTTTATTTTGTCACGCTGGCGAACGGCTACAGTTTCGCCGCCCGCGGGTCCGGCACCGAGCCCAAGATCAAATTCTATCTTTTCGCCCAGGCGAAAGTCTCCAGCGCCGCCGAGTTGCCGACGATAAAGACAAAAGTCCGCGGGGAGCTGGACCGCGTGAAGGCGCTCATCGAGTCGGACGCCAAGGCCCGAGCCGAGGGATGA
- a CDS encoding UTP--glucose-1-phosphate uridylyltransferase — protein sequence MATNPTSIIEAFQRAGQGQVFAFYSQLDAAAQQRLLSDAAEIDLDEIARLSATLLAPSGAPAVNLDGLAPAPYEPLPENGGNAADWARAKTAGEAALRAGRVAAFTVAGGQGTRLGYNGPKGTFPVTPLKQKTLFQVFAEKIRAAGLRYGRPIHWFIMTSHANHDATEAFFKAHAHFGLDPARVHFFRQGRMPAVDLNGKILLETTGGIAMSPDGHGGSLRALARSGALDLMDREGIDTLSYFQVDNPLVRGIDPSFIGWHLLRGSEMSSKMVPKAYAGEKVGHFCVQDGRLVVVEYSDLPKALQDETDPATGRLRYIAGSIAIHVLDTKFIRRVAAGGDGLALPFHRADKKIPTVDASGAPVKPEKPNGVKFEMFVFDAIPFAKNAFVIETRRADDFSPVKNAEGLDSPKTCREDQLRQFARWLKANGAAIATDGTGLPSAAVEVSPLFGYDEDSFADSWKKLTPKPAVAEGLYLE from the coding sequence ATGGCCACGAATCCGACCTCCATCATCGAAGCCTTCCAACGCGCCGGACAGGGACAAGTCTTCGCGTTCTATTCCCAACTTGATGCAGCCGCGCAACAGCGCCTGCTCTCCGACGCCGCCGAGATCGACCTCGACGAAATCGCCCGCCTCAGCGCCACGCTGCTGGCGCCGTCCGGCGCGCCCGCCGTCAATCTCGACGGACTCGCTCCCGCGCCTTACGAGCCGCTGCCCGAAAACGGCGGCAACGCCGCCGACTGGGCCCGCGCGAAAACCGCCGGCGAGGCGGCCCTCCGCGCCGGACGCGTCGCCGCCTTCACCGTCGCGGGCGGCCAGGGCACCCGGCTCGGCTACAACGGCCCCAAGGGTACCTTCCCCGTCACACCGCTGAAGCAGAAAACGCTCTTCCAGGTCTTCGCCGAAAAAATCCGCGCCGCCGGCCTGCGCTACGGCCGACCCATCCACTGGTTCATCATGACCAGCCACGCGAACCACGACGCGACGGAAGCCTTCTTCAAGGCGCACGCCCACTTCGGCCTCGATCCCGCGCGCGTCCACTTCTTCCGCCAGGGCCGCATGCCCGCCGTTGACCTGAACGGCAAAATCCTCCTCGAAACCACCGGCGGCATCGCCATGTCGCCCGACGGACACGGCGGATCGCTCCGCGCCCTCGCCCGCAGCGGCGCCCTCGACCTCATGGACCGCGAAGGCATCGACACGCTCAGCTACTTCCAGGTGGACAATCCGCTCGTGCGCGGCATCGATCCCTCCTTCATCGGCTGGCACCTCCTGCGCGGTTCCGAGATGAGCAGCAAAATGGTGCCCAAAGCCTACGCCGGCGAGAAGGTGGGGCACTTCTGCGTGCAGGACGGTCGGCTCGTCGTCGTCGAATATTCCGACCTGCCCAAGGCGTTGCAGGACGAAACCGATCCCGCCACCGGCCGCCTCCGCTACATCGCCGGCAGCATCGCCATCCATGTTTTGGATACGAAGTTCATCCGCCGCGTCGCCGCCGGCGGCGACGGCCTCGCGCTGCCCTTCCACCGCGCCGACAAGAAAATCCCGACCGTGGACGCCTCCGGCGCGCCCGTGAAGCCGGAGAAACCCAACGGCGTGAAATTCGAGATGTTTGTCTTCGACGCGATTCCCTTCGCGAAAAACGCCTTCGTCATCGAAACCCGCCGCGCCGACGATTTCAGCCCGGTGAAAAACGCCGAGGGGCTCGATTCGCCGAAAACCTGCCGCGAGGACCAGCTCCGCCAGTTCGCCCGCTGGCTCAAGGCCAACGGCGCCGCCATCGCCACCGACGGGACCGGTCTCCCGTCCGCCGCCGTGGAAGTGTCACCGCTTTTCGGATACGACGAGGACTCCTTCGCCGACTCGTGGAAAAAGCTGACCCCGAAGCCCGCCGTTGCCGAGGGGCTGTATCTGGAATAG
- a CDS encoding FtsB family cell division protein, with the protein MNLRSLLISFYLLLLIVVVTVSGVSYWRNDQEHQRLLAQEQQVRLRLAEARARLADQERVLDRLRNDPSYVETVIRRRLGYAKPGEIIFRFEDQQ; encoded by the coding sequence GTGAATCTTCGAAGCCTGCTCATCTCGTTTTATCTCCTGCTGCTCATCGTGGTCGTGACGGTTTCCGGCGTTTCCTATTGGCGGAATGATCAGGAGCACCAGCGCCTTCTCGCGCAGGAGCAACAAGTGCGGTTGCGCCTCGCCGAGGCGCGCGCGCGACTGGCCGACCAGGAACGCGTCCTCGACCGGCTGCGCAACGACCCGTCCTATGTGGAGACCGTCATTCGCCGCCGCCTCGGCTACGCGAAGCCCGGCGAGATCATCTTCCGTTTCGAAGACCAGCAGTGA
- a CDS encoding exopolysaccharide biosynthesis polyprenyl glycosylphosphotransferase, whose amino-acid sequence MLARTRQTRMRLLQCIDAALFALALAGAYALRAALTGVIDRSPLEPFSEYLWLFPAIALSGPFVLARLRFYAEPLPPLHVRRLATVARASLLTGLALVLLLFITREQSARSVIVMASAFGGALVWLRDELTARLAATRLAREQWTQRVLWVGEPGQNARFRAALTPVERARFADLGDFDPAARSAADFAALLHEHAANAVVVNLAGATAGQLARLQPLLDICGREGVSLVIRPGFLPGSPLGLQIDTLASEAVIHYRVQTASPASLLVKRIADLAAAAVLLLVLSPLFALIAAAIAVTSRGPVIFRQQRAGLNGRAFTLFKFRSMRAGAERERDALDAQNEMRGPVFKIAGDPRLTPLGRFLRRHGLDELPQLWNVLRGEMSLVGPRPLPLYEVGRFDNDAHRRRLSVRPGLTCLWQVSGRNDIADFDEWVRLDLAYIDNWSLFLDAKILLATIPVVLLGKGGR is encoded by the coding sequence GTGTTAGCTCGCACCCGCCAAACCCGCATGCGCCTGCTCCAGTGCATCGACGCCGCGCTCTTCGCGCTGGCGCTCGCGGGCGCGTATGCGCTGCGCGCGGCGCTGACCGGCGTGATCGACCGCTCGCCGCTGGAGCCGTTCTCCGAATACCTCTGGCTTTTCCCGGCCATCGCGCTGTCCGGCCCCTTTGTCCTCGCGCGTTTGCGTTTTTATGCGGAACCGCTCCCGCCGCTGCACGTTCGCCGTTTGGCCACCGTCGCGCGCGCGTCGCTCCTGACCGGCCTCGCGCTCGTGCTGCTGCTCTTCATCACGCGCGAGCAATCCGCCCGCTCCGTCATCGTGATGGCCAGCGCCTTCGGCGGCGCGCTGGTCTGGCTGCGCGACGAACTCACGGCGCGCCTCGCCGCCACGCGCCTCGCCCGCGAGCAATGGACGCAGCGCGTCCTCTGGGTCGGCGAGCCGGGGCAAAACGCCCGGTTCCGCGCCGCGCTCACGCCGGTCGAACGCGCCCGGTTCGCCGATCTCGGCGATTTCGACCCCGCCGCCCGGAGCGCGGCCGACTTCGCCGCGCTCCTCCACGAGCATGCCGCCAACGCCGTCGTCGTGAACCTCGCCGGGGCCACCGCCGGCCAACTCGCCCGGCTTCAGCCGCTCCTCGACATTTGCGGACGCGAGGGCGTGTCACTGGTCATCCGCCCCGGCTTTCTCCCCGGCTCGCCGCTCGGCCTGCAAATCGACACGCTCGCCAGCGAGGCCGTCATCCATTACCGCGTGCAAACCGCCTCACCCGCGAGCCTCCTCGTCAAGCGCATCGCCGACCTCGCCGCCGCGGCGGTCCTTCTGCTCGTCCTGTCGCCGCTTTTTGCGCTCATCGCCGCCGCCATCGCCGTCACCTCGCGCGGCCCGGTGATTTTCCGCCAGCAACGCGCCGGCCTGAACGGACGCGCCTTCACCCTGTTCAAATTCCGCTCCATGCGCGCCGGCGCCGAGCGGGAACGCGACGCCCTCGACGCGCAAAACGAAATGCGCGGCCCCGTCTTCAAGATCGCCGGCGATCCCCGTCTCACTCCGCTCGGCCGGTTCCTGCGCCGCCACGGCCTCGACGAACTGCCCCAGCTCTGGAACGTCCTTCGCGGCGAGATGAGCCTCGTCGGTCCGCGCCCCCTGCCCCTCTACGAAGTCGGCCGCTTCGACAACGACGCCCACCGCCGCCGTCTCAGTGTGCGCCCCGGCCTCACGTGCCTCTGGCAGGTCAGCGGCCGCAACGACATCGCCGACTTCGACGAATGGGTGCGCCTCGACCTCGCCTACATTGACAACTGGAGCCTCTTTCTCGACGCCAAAATCCTCCTCGCCACCATCCCCGTCGTCCTCCTCGGCAAAGGCGGACGATGA
- a CDS encoding formate--tetrahydrofolate ligase — translation MLPLPTLAQNLGIAPEHLIQYGRDKAKVALEALEAARARRPRPGKLILVSAITPTPAGEGKTVTSIGLAQGLRKLDRSVALALRQPSMGPVFGRKGGATGGGLSTVQPATDINLHFTGDFHAVTAAHNLLASVIDNALHRGQTRLAPGGVLWKRVLDANDRALRSVRVAVGDPGERLSGFDITAASEIMAILCLAASRDDLRARLDRLVVGFTADGEPVPACEFRVTGALMALLRDALLPNLVQSAEGVPAFVHGGPFANIAHGCNSILATRMALAHADYVVTEAGFAFDLGGEKFIDIKCRQSGLAPDAIVIVATIRALKMHGGMPRDALAAPDLPAIRCGLENLRAHVGAAASFNRPVVVAINHFPTDTDAELALVRDFCAAELRVPCALSQVFARGGEGGTELAGAVLSLFDGADAAAAISYPKLEYVYPDDIPVTEKINTIARRIYGASGVDILPGAAARLVLFERAGFGRLPICMAKTQDSLTDDPKKPGRPQGFRITVRDFELAAGAGFIVALTGKMLRMPALPKVPAAEKIDLAPDGAITGIMGT, via the coding sequence ATGCTCCCGCTTCCGACCCTCGCCCAAAACCTCGGCATCGCCCCCGAACACCTCATCCAATACGGCCGCGACAAAGCCAAAGTCGCCCTCGAAGCCCTCGAAGCCGCCCGCGCCCGCCGCCCGCGGCCCGGCAAACTCATCCTCGTCTCGGCCATCACGCCCACGCCCGCCGGCGAGGGCAAAACCGTCACCTCCATCGGCCTCGCCCAAGGCCTGCGCAAACTCGACCGCTCCGTCGCCCTCGCCCTCCGCCAGCCGTCCATGGGCCCTGTCTTCGGGCGCAAAGGCGGCGCGACCGGCGGCGGCCTCAGCACCGTCCAGCCCGCCACCGACATCAACCTCCACTTCACCGGCGATTTCCACGCCGTCACCGCCGCGCACAACCTCCTTGCCTCCGTCATCGACAACGCCCTCCATCGCGGCCAGACCCGCCTCGCGCCCGGCGGCGTCCTCTGGAAACGCGTGCTCGACGCCAACGACCGCGCGCTTCGCTCCGTCCGCGTCGCCGTCGGCGATCCCGGCGAACGGTTGTCCGGCTTCGACATCACGGCCGCCTCCGAAATCATGGCCATCCTCTGCCTCGCCGCCTCCCGCGACGATCTCCGCGCGCGTCTGGACCGCCTTGTGGTCGGCTTCACGGCGGACGGCGAGCCCGTGCCCGCCTGCGAATTCCGGGTCACCGGCGCGCTCATGGCGCTCCTGCGCGACGCGCTGCTGCCCAATCTCGTGCAGTCCGCCGAAGGCGTCCCCGCCTTTGTCCACGGCGGCCCGTTCGCCAACATCGCCCACGGTTGCAACTCCATCCTCGCCACCCGCATGGCCCTCGCCCACGCCGATTACGTCGTCACCGAGGCCGGCTTCGCCTTCGATCTCGGCGGCGAAAAGTTCATCGACATCAAATGCCGCCAGTCCGGCCTCGCGCCCGACGCCATCGTCATCGTCGCCACCATCCGCGCCCTGAAAATGCACGGCGGCATGCCCCGTGACGCGCTCGCCGCCCCCGACCTGCCCGCCATCCGCTGCGGCCTCGAAAATCTCCGCGCCCACGTCGGCGCCGCCGCTTCCTTCAACCGCCCCGTCGTCGTTGCCATCAACCATTTTCCAACCGACACCGACGCCGAACTCGCCCTTGTGCGCGACTTCTGCGCCGCCGAGCTGCGCGTCCCCTGCGCCCTCTCGCAAGTCTTCGCCCGGGGCGGCGAGGGAGGCACCGAACTGGCCGGCGCCGTCCTGTCCCTCTTCGACGGGGCGGACGCCGCCGCCGCCATTTCGTATCCTAAACTCGAATACGTCTATCCCGACGACATTCCGGTCACCGAAAAAATAAACACCATCGCCCGCCGCATCTATGGCGCGTCCGGCGTGGACATTCTTCCCGGGGCGGCGGCCCGGCTCGTCCTGTTCGAGCGCGCCGGGTTCGGGCGCCTCCCCATTTGCATGGCCAAGACGCAGGATTCGCTCACCGACGATCCGAAAAAGCCCGGACGTCCCCAGGGCTTTCGCATCACCGTGCGCGATTTCGAGCTGGCGGCGGGCGCGGGTTTCATTGTCGCGCTGACCGGCAAGATGCTCCGCATGCCCGCCCTGCCCAAAGTTCCGGCCGCCGAAAAAATCGACCTCGCGCCCGACGGCGCCATCACCGGCATCATGGGCACGTAG
- a CDS encoding HAD family hydrolase: protein MSTTLFTQNIIACIWDFDKTLIPEYMQSPLFRRYGVDEAHFWRETNALTEQYRQRGYSLSGEIAYLNHLLTYALAGKMPKLGNKVLRECGADIKFYPGVPEFFERSKKFVTARDIYRRHDIRLEHYIVSTGLAEMIRGSAIAGHVDGIWGCEFIENPLQPGFMEQEELEISADAVIAQIGLVIDNTTKTRALFEINKGTNKDAAIDVNANIAPGDRRIPFQNMIYIADGPSDIPSFSVVKKNGGKAYGVYNPARSDEFAQNDRLRQVGRIDHYGPADYTDDSSTAQWLRLHIQAICDRIVADREAAVAQRVARPPRHLNEDDGVSGKTGLRAPQQGTFLE from the coding sequence ATGTCCACGACACTTTTCACGCAAAACATCATCGCCTGCATTTGGGACTTCGACAAGACCCTAATCCCGGAATACATGCAGTCGCCGCTGTTCCGCCGCTACGGCGTGGACGAGGCGCATTTCTGGCGCGAGACCAACGCGCTCACCGAGCAATACCGGCAGCGCGGATACAGCCTCTCCGGCGAAATCGCCTACCTCAACCACCTGCTGACCTACGCACTGGCCGGAAAAATGCCCAAGCTCGGCAACAAGGTCCTCCGCGAGTGCGGCGCCGACATCAAGTTCTACCCCGGCGTGCCGGAGTTTTTCGAGCGCTCGAAAAAATTCGTCACCGCGCGCGACATCTACCGCAGGCACGACATCCGCCTGGAGCACTACATCGTGAGCACCGGCCTCGCCGAGATGATCCGCGGCAGCGCCATCGCCGGCCACGTGGACGGCATCTGGGGCTGCGAGTTCATCGAAAATCCGCTCCAGCCCGGTTTCATGGAGCAGGAGGAACTGGAGATTTCCGCCGACGCGGTCATCGCGCAAATCGGCCTGGTCATCGACAACACGACCAAGACGCGCGCCCTCTTCGAGATCAACAAGGGCACCAACAAGGACGCCGCCATCGACGTGAACGCCAACATCGCTCCGGGCGACCGGCGCATTCCCTTCCAGAACATGATCTACATCGCCGACGGCCCGAGCGACATCCCGAGTTTTTCCGTGGTGAAGAAAAACGGCGGCAAGGCCTACGGCGTTTACAATCCCGCGCGTTCCGACGAGTTTGCGCAAAACGACCGGCTGCGCCAGGTCGGCCGCATCGACCACTACGGCCCCGCCGACTACACCGACGACAGCAGCACCGCGCAATGGCTGAGGCTGCACATCCAGGCGATTTGTGACCGCATCGTGGCCGACCGCGAAGCCGCCGTCGCCCAGCGCGTCGCCCGGCCCCCGCGCCACCTCAACGAGGACGACGGCGTATCCGGCAAAACCGGGTTGCGCGCCCCGCAGCAGGGGACGTTTCTGGAATAG
- the prfA gene encoding peptide chain release factor 1, whose product MDNLPDISLFKHRLDELAAQMADPAFFQNPRKAAEVSREQQKLEQLVADHRAHEKAGRDIAEAQALVKDASADADLRELAQAELPDLEQRREALRASVLRGMIPPDPTDSRNTVMEIRAGTGGDEASLFAAELFRLYSRYAEGRGWKVQPMSSSTSERGGCKEVIFLITGQDVYRQLKYESGVHRVQRVPVTEANGRIHTSTVTVAVLPEAEEVDVQIDPQDLEITVSRASGPGGQGVNTTDSAVQILHKPTGLIVQCADERSQLKNKARAMTVLRSRLLKLKEEEERAKYAAHRRNQIGTGDRSERIRTYNFPQNRLTDHRIGLTLYSLTQVMEGEIDGIIESLQRVDFEQRLAALTGVEYSGFRKDADGDE is encoded by the coding sequence ATGGACAACCTTCCCGACATTTCCCTCTTCAAACACCGCCTCGACGAGCTCGCCGCGCAGATGGCCGATCCGGCGTTTTTCCAAAACCCGCGCAAGGCCGCCGAGGTGTCCCGCGAGCAGCAGAAACTCGAACAACTCGTCGCCGACCACCGCGCGCACGAAAAGGCCGGGCGGGACATCGCCGAGGCGCAGGCGCTCGTCAAGGACGCCTCGGCCGACGCCGACCTGCGCGAACTGGCCCAGGCCGAGCTGCCCGATCTCGAACAACGCCGCGAGGCGCTGCGCGCCTCGGTGCTGCGCGGGATGATTCCGCCCGACCCGACCGACTCGCGCAACACCGTCATGGAAATCCGCGCCGGCACCGGCGGCGACGAGGCGAGCCTGTTCGCGGCGGAATTGTTCCGACTCTACTCGCGCTATGCCGAGGGACGCGGCTGGAAAGTCCAGCCGATGAGCTCCAGCACATCCGAGCGCGGCGGCTGCAAAGAGGTCATTTTTCTCATCACCGGGCAGGACGTGTATCGGCAGCTCAAATACGAAAGCGGCGTCCATCGCGTGCAGCGCGTGCCCGTGACTGAGGCCAACGGCCGCATCCACACCTCGACCGTCACCGTGGCCGTGCTGCCCGAGGCCGAGGAGGTGGACGTGCAGATCGACCCGCAGGACTTGGAAATCACGGTGAGCCGCGCCAGCGGCCCGGGCGGCCAGGGCGTCAACACGACGGACTCCGCCGTGCAAATCCTGCACAAGCCGACCGGCCTCATCGTGCAATGCGCCGACGAGCGCTCGCAGTTGAAAAACAAGGCGCGCGCCATGACCGTGCTGCGCTCGCGGTTGTTGAAGCTGAAGGAGGAGGAGGAGCGCGCGAAATACGCCGCCCACCGCCGCAACCAGATCGGCACGGGCGACCGCAGCGAGCGCATCCGCACGTATAATTTCCCGCAAAACCGCCTGACCGACCACCGCATCGGCCTGACGCTTTACAGCCTGACGCAAGTGATGGAGGGCGAGATCGACGGGATCATCGAATCGCTGCAACGCGTCGATTTCGAGCAAAGGCTGGCCGCGCTCACCGGCGTGGAATACAGCGGTTTCCGCAAGGACGCGGACGGCGACGAGTGA